The genomic segment tctaCGACATAAAATAAATCTCTGAATACACCgcttgtgatttttgtttttttaacctttaacctgtCTTTTAGAAGGTGGATGCCACCAAATGGCTGAATGACACTACCGAGTTTGTCGGGGACAATGAAGATCCTCTCACTGGAACAAGAAAACCAATCTACTCAGTTGTCCGCCTCGTTGAATTTGAACCCTGCCAAACAATAGTTTTCTAAGTCCTGCTGCAAAAACGTTAAGCGCACCTATTCAAATTACAAGTTGGAAGCTTGGTGATGGTGATGTTGTAGTCATTCGACAGTGGTGCACTTCGTTCAAGCTTTTTACTTctaccgatttttttttttactgtatgagCTTTCTGCAATAATCCCAATGTCTCGGGAAATTGCCATTGGCTGTTTTGTGGAGGGAACCAGACTGATGCAAAAAACACGTCATCCCCGTATCACTCAACtcttaaaaagaaagacatctCTCTgtcaaagagagaaagtgacagataTTGTACATGCTTCTTTCTACGTGAGTATTGAGACGCATGACAGAAGTGTGGGTGTGGGCACAAGACCGATACTCACACTACACCACGAcaaacacaagtgcacacacttTTTGGACACAGAAGTTAAACACTGCATGGTACTGGCAGGTTACAGAAGAcctccgtctttttttttgtttttcctttttacttgTACATTGATTCTGATTGAACCACCCAGCCGTCTGTATGTAGCTCAGCGACAACTTGTTTGCAGTATTTCTACAGAGGGTTAATCCACAGTAATggtagagaaaaaataaataagaaacatAGCACACGGTCAGGCCACAGGTGTGACGCTATACTGTTCTGTTTTCCTTTACACCTGTGAGGAGAttttgaaacaaagaaaactcaCACAACATTTTATGTCTTTGACCTCTTATCACATCTGTGTAATTCCAGTGTTTGCAGTGagttaaatataattaaatatggTTAAAGAGGGACCATCGCTGTTTTTAATGAGCTAATAAATGATATCAGGCCTTGGTACATAAATCTACACAGCTTCATTTTCCCACCATGGTCAACACTGAGCGCTGATTATGTGAGTCGTATCACAACGTGTAAATATTGGTCAGTTCAGTCGGCATTAGTTGTCGTTGCAGTCTATTGAGTGATTGTCTCTGAGATTATCCAATTACAATACAACAGATTCTTTCATGACGCAGAAGAGTCGTGTCCATTTCTCCGCCAAAACGCACGTCGTAGTCCAGTCCGACCGTCGCTCGCACCGAGTTGGGCCTTTCAGCAACGAACTTCGTCATTCAAACCCCGCGCGGACCCCGTTTTTTTGTCAATAAGTGCAGTTTCTCCCTTTTGATATCAAAACTTGGTTTCCGAGTGGAGCTTTTAAAATTGCACTAACAGTCCACAGTTCTACAGCGATGCAGTTTCAGTCCCCCAGACGTGTTGTGCTCGCGCACACTTTGTCAGTCTTGTCACTTCACACGGGCAACTGTCGTAGTAGAGGCAAGTCTTctcttcaagaaaaaaaaaaaaaaaaaggtccaccTTTTAGTTGTATTCCATtttcctctcaccctcctctcactccttccAGGTGTAATTACAGTCATTAGTAGTGTTACTGAGGAGATCTCACGGGACGAGCAGGTTACTGgacgaatgaatgaatactTGGATGAAGGGAGTCACTCTGCTTCACCTCTCCATTATCCACACTGTGTCCCTGAGGGGGGAAAATAGAGAAGAGGGCATACTTTAAACTGCACACGTGGCGGCACGGCTTTCcacagtttcattcatttttcaactCAGTGTCATTTGACTGAGGTCCTGTGGACTCACCTGGGGGTTCATTGTAGTTCTACATTAGCATTGCCCTCATAGCTGCCTTGCTGATCCGTTTGCGATTCTTCCTCATCCTTCGCTTCGTGTGGTTCGGGCGAGCTGGGGGTCTGGGGCCTGCAGGAGCCGAGGGCTGCCGCGTGGTGGTCGTGGACGTCGTTGTCTCTGCGAGAACAGAATTTACATACGACGGGaaatacgtaaaaaaaaaaggaactattCCACTCTTGCACGTCAGTGAAACATTCTCGAGAGAAGGCAATTGTTAATCACAATTTTAGTGTTTATTTCAGTCTGACAGTTATTCGTATCTGTGCTTCAGCTTACCTGGTTTCTGCGTTGTTGTGTGCAGATGAGGATGTTTACCATGCAGGTGTTGTCGACCATCTGCCCCCTTTtccttctgcctctcctcctcttctcttttcatctgctgctgtctcAGTATCTCCTTCTCTTGGTCCAACCTcttgtggaggagcaggagctcttttctctcctcctccactttggCCTCTTCCATCTGTAATATCCTCTCTTCCTCCGGAGTCTCGTTGTCCCTCCGCCTCGGGAGCTCTCGAGACTCGGGATTGGGCTCTTTTGTCGGTCGGAACCTGCGCCCGCCTCTCTCGCCAGTGGCTTCCTCGGTAGGCCTGGGTTTGACGGGAGGATTCTCAGTAACAGGCTGAGAGACACCACTcctgtgactttttgtaaatttgtcTTCATGCAATAATGGgacgtgtgtctctgtgcctctgtctctgctcctgtTTCCCTCATTAGCCTTTCCGTCAGTGCTGTTGAGCGGTAACTCCTTCCCACCTACTACCAACTTGTCCTTTACCTCCACGCCAACATTATCCACCGAGGAAACTGTCTTGTTGCCATCCGAGATGCCCCCGTCCTTCCCCTCCGCGTTCTCTGGATTCTCAGATTGGTCCGCGGTCCCGTGGAGCCTGCTGGAGTTATGTGTCCAGTTTGGAGCAAAGAGAATATCCTCCCCGGTCAGACTGTACCCCTCCCCGGGCTGAGTGAAGGTGTCTCCTCTGGGGCTCCAGTGCTGCTCCAGGAGGTCCTCCAGGTGGGCCCTCTGGTTCTGTTTCAGCTCATCCCACTGATGGAGCTCATCCTTGGAGTGCATCTTGACCTTGAGAGAAGAATTCAAGGAAATTGAGTTCAAGTTAATAGGTATAGTTGATCTAAAGTGCGTTTATTCTGCACATGAGAATTCACTGGGTACCTGTCCGTGTGCCTGCTCCTGGCTGAGGGTCTGGTTTCGATGCTGGTGGCTGTGCTGTCTGCGTGATGATTTCTTCTTGGGCAGCGGTGGACGTGACACAGGCTGACATCGGCACTCGACATGATCCACCACGGACACCACCGCTTTGGTGTACGTGGGTCTTTTATTGATGTATTCAATCTTCATGACCTGGGGAGGGTCAGGGGGAAGAAGGTGGGAGTCACAGGGGACAGTAAAGACTCAATTCTCGTTGCACGTGTGGGGacgtgaatgtgtgcatgtgcagcagATTGTACACGTGGTTGTCTACCTGCAAGTATCTGGTGTGCGTCACATGAGGGACACACTGCAGACTCTTGGTGTTGCAGCACCCAGAGCAGCGCTGCACCTCGACGCAAGGCGGCCACAGCATGAAGTTGGCATTGCTGCGATCCAACATGGCCCTGGTGACCTCCACAACCTCTGTACGCACTTTACACAGAGCCTGCTGGGCCGGCTGGGCGTCTGAGGGGTGGGACATGATGATGAGTGGAAGTACGACCGGTAGGACTTGGATGGTTAGCATGAGCATGCGTATGCACAACATactgtgttgtaaaaaaatatttgtgatgcttccaagaggagagagacacacacagagagtcagttgatgtgtatgttttgagttttgttcctaataaaggatgttttttccacagtggCAAACATCCTTGTCAACCCagcacacaccagaacaacCGCCGCTCACCGGCTCTAATGCAGCGCGACACCGCCCGGCTTCTGtcgctcttctctctccgtgtctctctcctctttggaAGCTTC from the Scophthalmus maximus strain ysfricsl-2021 chromosome 17, ASM2237912v1, whole genome shotgun sequence genome contains:
- the pdgfbb gene encoding uncharacterized protein pdgfbb, whose amino-acid sequence is MSSWVKLLLVSLAACLRFGVAEGDPLPAALVELVRNSPISSIEDLQLLLLSDSVDEDGGTSAANGGHRLPRSLDAQPAQQALCKVRTEVVEVTRAMLDRSNANFMLWPPCVEVQRCSGCCNTKSLQCVPHVTHTRYLQVMKIEYINKRPTYTKAVVSVVDHVECRCQPVSRPPLPKKKSSRRQHSHQHRNQTLSQEQAHGQVKMHSKDELHQWDELKQNQRAHLEDLLEQHWSPRGDTFTQPGEGYSLTGEDILFAPNWTHNSSRLHGTADQSENPENAEGKDGGISDGNKTVSSVDNVGVEVKDKLVVGGKELPLNSTDGKANEGNRSRDRGTETHVPLLHEDKFTKSHRSGVSQPVTENPPVKPRPTEEATGERGGRRFRPTKEPNPESRELPRRRDNETPEEERILQMEEAKVEEERKELLLLHKRLDQEKEILRQQQMKREEEERQKEKGADGRQHLHGKHPHLHTTTQKPETTTSTTTTRQPSAPAGPRPPARPNHTKRRMRKNRKRISKAAMRAMLM